CGACGGTGGGATCAGGTTAGCATTTGTTGAAATCGACGACGGCGCGGTGCAGCTGCTGGCCTACATCGATTGCCTGGTGTCTCCAGCGACCGATGGCTCCGGGTTTGTGTTCCGGGCGATCAGGAACGGTCCCATGAAGGACATGGAACCACCTGGGGAACCGAGGATCATGAGAAGCCTCCTTGAGGCGCTTCAAAAATCTATTCAAATTGCTCGAGTTTGACAAGTTTGCTCAACTTCCTCCAAGTTGACAAACCTGTTCAAGTTGCACAAGTTTGACAGTCAAGAAGATGATGCAGCAGGGTTAACATACGCTATTGTTACTTGTAATTCCTGTTTTTCAAGTTCTTTCATGTCCTCTCACAAAATGAAGATATAAATTCCATCAGAGGAAGCAACAGTAAACGGCTCCACTGTCCACAATTCTTTCTCCTTTATTGATGATACTTCTTGAGGGATTCAGGTAGTTAGACTAATTGGTGTTACAGAGTACACACTCACACAGCAAGAAACGGTATCAATATAACAACCGGAGCACTTCGACAATCACTTTTGAGTATACAGGAATCGCTGTCAAATTGGACTGGAAAAAATCAGCCTAAAACTCAAGGGCCGACTGCTATCTCAAACATCACAGGCCAACACAGATTAAATTTATGACATGGAACAAGCTTCCAGCTTTGGGAGGACGCTGCGCCAAGCATCAGCAATATCTTTCGCTAACTTTGCTTGACCTTTCGCAAATTCATGGAAGGCAAGTCCAATATCAGCTGTTTTCTGCTCCTGGAATCGTGCAAGCTCACCATTCATTACACTAACTATGTGCTCAAACCTCTTTGTAGCCTCCTCACTGGCTGCTTTCAACTGCACTAACTCAAAACAAAACACTGGTCAAAACAATTGTCCGTTCACAATTTCTGACCGCTCGAAATAGATCCTCAAAATTAATAAGAACTTGCCTCGTTGAACTCCATTTCCGATTCAGAgaacttctcagggttcatgAACTTCAATTTTTCTCTGCAGTCAGAGTAGGATTAGTATGGATTAAACATGAGACCAAGACCATAAGGACTTTAAACCCTGTCTTGTGCTAAGAGGTTAGGGTTTGATTAATTATTCATAGGAATCTTAAATTGAAGGGCCCAGTTTTGATTAGTTATGATCCTATAACGTGAAGGCACTCCCCTCAGGACAGTTATCCTAAATTATTTAAGCCTACTCACTGAGCATGGAATAGGTAAATGCAATATGCAGTACATACAGGTTAAGCTCTTTATACTTCCTCTCCTGATCCAAATCAAAGTGCTGCCTGAAAGCATTGGCTCGATCAAGCATAGTTGTCTGTTCATGAGCATGAGAAAATAAGTCATGAcctcaatttttttgacatttCTTCAAAGTTATAAGCAGTTCTCTTTTTATAGTTAGCAGATGGAAAGAGAACAAAACTCACTTTTATTGACTGCACTGCACGCACATAATCTTTCAAAGGCTCTTCAAAGTTAAAGAGAAGGTTGTCTGCCTATAGTAAGAGCATATCAACATCATTAGGAAGCAGAACCACTGAAATGGATGGTCAAAGTCCCATATGGTACATAATACCAAGTGGTATCTTAACAGTTTAAGGGTACCTCTCTTTGAAGCTTTATTGACAACATCTCTGACCTCGAACCAACTTCAGAAAACACCTTTTCCAAGGAATCCCCTTCGCAAGCACCTAGAAGCTTAATCGCCTTCCCAAAGTCCGCCAAAGATTGCCCAAGTTCTAATGAATGAAAATCAGAATGGAGTAATTGGTCTTGCAATTCAGTTCAATAAAATTACATAAATAAGGGCAAGTTGAGATATCTGTCATGGCCTCCAAGCAACAGTCTTGCATTCATTACGATATCATGCAACCAATTGTTCCTTTCTTTCCAAAGATCAAGTTTTGAACATACAATTTTTACTACTACTGTACATTGAGACTGTCACAAATGAATTGATTTACCAAGAAAATAGGCAGCAGATTTACCTCTGTGCCTTTTCACAAGGCGGAATGCTTGTTTCTGGGCCTCTGCTAAATGATTTTCTAGCTCAAATATATAATGTTTAAGCTTCTCATATTCAGGAGTAGATTCTTCCACAGGCTTTTCTTTTCCCAGAACAACATCACTGACTCTTGACTGTACATCCTAAAAAATGATCACCGGTTAGTGACCAGCAAGTGAAACTTAAATATAAAGAGGGAAATAGGGAGTTTTCCATCACACTCTTCTGTAATCTTATTAGAAGCAGAAGAACGTCTTACTGAGCAATGGAAAACTAGTACCTTAAACATCTGTATGAAATCTGCTGGCTTCTTAAATATACCAGTCTCAAAAGACCTTGCTCTATCCATTTTCTGCTTCAcacacaggaaaaaaaaaacatgagctGTACGAACGCCCCCGGAAGGATGATCAGCCTTATATATACAAGGCATGGAATGGTGGACGTAGAAAGTTCCATTATTAGAAAACTTCAAGGATGATCAGCCTTGTGATGCACACGACTGCAAAATCCTATTGCAGTCAGCACAATATTTAGTCAAATGATGGTACATTAGCCACTGGAGTTTCTGCAAACTCTTTTCAATTATGCAGTGAAATTACTCCTATTTTGTTCTGATGGAAATTTCAGTGTGCAATAAAACAATGATCACATTGCAAAGCATTCATGCAGTACAAATCAAGTATAAGACAGTTGGCCTAAGATTTACTTGACTATTAACAGTGACCCTAAGGAACAATATGACAGAGATTAGAGCAATCTATTCAACTTATCATTTATATGTCAAGATCAACAATATCTGTAACATAGAAAAGTATTATATGGATCCAAACTTAGCAAGGAACTGTAGCAACTCTGCTTATGCAAATCTTCTACCTCTTCATCTGCCTGCAAAAATATCCTGAAATCTTCACTTTGCTTAAGTTCAGGGTGTGAAGCTATTCGGTTGATGAACAGATCCAGAGCTTGGCGCCTCAATTCGATGAACTCTTTGCTAAAGCGGAATTTCTCTGTGTAAAGAGAAATAATAACAGCCCAGTAAGCAATGGAACACAATAGATTGTGAGACTACAGTTCAGTGGCCTAGATATTTCTCTGATACAGGGAATAGATGAAATATTGTCATATTATTACCAACAGCATTCTTCTCTGGTAGGGGAGGTATGAAAAAGCCTTTGTATTTCTCAACTAACCGATCGTGCAACCACTCAAAATCACTATAGCGTCGGATAACAATTTTCTCTGGTCCCTCGAATTCAGGTAGGTTAGTCTACAGAGAAAATATTACCAAATCAGTAAATCGATAGCAACAGAACCATCGTATAGAcatcaatatatatatatatatatatatatatatatatatatatatatatatatatatatatatgtatgtatatatatgctcaaAGCGGTAACCATGATACAGCTCTTATATAGCATTCAAGTACAAGACAAAGTAGGGGGGACGAAATGTAATACAAGTGCTGGGCGTCAAGTCATCAAACTCAATAAGCTACACAAACAGAAGTGAAGTAGCAATAGAACAGAACACGAAAAGTTTGTAGTCAATTGGCAGGTTACATGATTGACATGCCATTCCACAAGAACCTCGTCATGTTGCTTGAGTGAACATTAAACCCATTTTGATTTTAGAATATCTAAAAGTATGGCCTTAATCGCACATTGGTGCTAGTGATGCGTCAGAAGGTATGTCCTCATAGAATCATTCAACTGGGAAAGGAAATCTTTTCCCTAACGTGAACGAAGGAAAGTCTTTTTAAGTATTGGCTTCCTTATTACATATGAATATACATTTTCCCTAAATCTGAAACCAAACATAGTTTGCATGATCAAAAGGGCACCTTCTTTACTGGTGTGTCTTTTCTTCACTGTAATCATTCTTATAATAAGGTTGCGGACACCATAGCAGCGGCAGGTGCTAAGATGGAGCAGATGCCCCAAGCCGTATGGTCGGGTTCTACTCCTACCTTTGTGCATGATTTGGTTGCCGGCGATCTTGCTGTGCAAAGTTAAGTAATGGAATGGTTTCCATCTAAAAAAAGGGGACCTTCTTTAAATTGTTCTGATGCCCCAGAGCATCCCTGTATTGATCATTTGCGTGAAGGTTCAGAACTATTCAATTTTCCATGATTTTCTTTCCCCGGCTCATACTTAGCTGTACTAATTGCAGAATATCTGTTAAGAGCTTCCTACTCAAAGTCCATAAGAGTTTCGACATCACCGAGTAGGGGTCTATCGCTGAGTTCATTAATTACTGGCCTATAAATTAATCCAGTAATCCAGTACCAGATCTATATCAGGAAATCAGATTCCATAAATTGACTTCCACTGTGCCAGCCTGATTGACACCTAAAACCAGGCAAAAATAGCTCTAGAAATTGGCATCGCCGCGGGGACTTAACTAAATTATCAACTCGATCAGTATCACTATAAACTACTAAATCTATGCTAAATCGAAGTAACCGACAGGTTTGGTACTTAGAACGGAGAACGAATCAGATGACCTTGGTTATGACGCGATATGAGATGTAGGACTGGACGCCGGTGCCCATCTTGACGGGATCCGTGACGGATATGGACAGGAACGGcgccccagccgccgccgccgccgacggcgaccGCGGGCTCTGCGACTGGCTCCTCTCCTGCGAGAGCACGCATAGATAGATTCAGTGCAAAATTACCAACTGAGCGGGCGAGTGGTGGGTAGCTCCGCGTGAGAGAAGCCGGGAAGGGGGCAGGTGCCGCAATTACCGCGGAGATCATGGCTAGCTTCGCGGCGAGGTCTCTTCTGCTTGGTGCGGCACGGCGAAGCTACGGCCTACGGGAAGAAGAGGGCGACTGGGGAAGAAAACGAGAaggattctttttttcttaattttctcGTGAGCGACAGTTTGTTAATTACGGGATTACCAGTGGGACGTTATTGGATCTTGGGCCCTAAGCAATCCGGTTTAGCCCAAGTTCGGCAAATCGGCCTGCCACAGCTCGCGATTTCTTTTTTCGCTAAAAAAGGAGACttttctattaaaaaaaggcttttcttttgtttctccttttttttcatactccctctgtccaacaaaaaatatctcgattttgaccaaatttgaatgcatctatacactaagtcatgtgtagatacatccaaattttgacaaacttgagacatcttttgttggacggagggagtaatactgTTTTGTACGTGCCATAGATCTAAAACGTGTGTTGTAGATCAAATGTGAGAATCAAAACACCTATTTAAACACATTTTTCACATTGTCCATTGTATTTATCCCACGTTGGGGTAACACTTGGTTCAAAcatcaaagatttttttttaaattcgAATATTAACTGACTCTTGGCTAAGTCGAAGAGTGAGTTCTCTTCTCTATTCTATTTCTATTGCGCACAAATCAGCAAATTTTGAATAATACTTGATCAAAAGTTGTGTAAATGGCACTTTTAGTCGGAGTTGGTTTAGTTGGATTAACAATAAGGCAAGCAAAACAAAAGTTGTGCTCAACATCAACTAGATCATCGGATGTAGTTGGATGATGGGATCCCTGGAACCCAGCTACTATATTCTGCTATTGTTGTATCCTTGCTTGGGACTTGACTATAGTTTCTTATGAGTGTTGTCCTTCGAAAGCCAGCGTGGTGACTCATGAGATTGCTAGACATagttttcttcaaattttccttgttttcagGATGATGGTCTTCTAATTTTAAAAAACTTTTGATGATCAATAAAGTTCGCCggatgttttaaaaaaaaaatcattggcTGAGTGGTAAAGAATAATCGGCGACCATTTGTCGCACGAATCTCAAATCCCCAGCGTAAGAGCTTGTCCCTGTTCTTCCCCAAAGGGCAGACTCAACAGACTCGTGGACCCAAGTCCGCATCGACACGCTTCCCTTGCGGCGCTGATCACTACCCacctgctcgccgccgccggatcgcCGCCTCTCGCTAGGGACGTCGCGCTCCCGACGTCACGCGCCAGTCCGGTTAACACCACCCGCACAACCTAGCCGCACTATGGACCGTGCCCGCCACAAGAGCTCGCCCAGCTCCGAGCGCCTCCTCGGCTCTTTCCTCCCTCCctcggccgccggcgaccagCCTGGCTCGGTGGCCTTCGAGCTCGATGAGGACGACCTCTTCGCCTCAGGAGCCCCATCCCCCGagcggccgcagccgccgcgctGGCCCCTCCTCATCTCCTCAATCCGCGCcgcaaaccctagccccaccatcccccgcctccgccgtccgccggGGGGCATCCTCGAAGCTCTCCCCGAGCGCTTCGGACCTCTCTCGCCACCTCTGTCTTCTTCGTCTACCTCGTCGTCCCCCGCGTCCCCGGTGACGGCCCTTCCCCGCATGATCCCCTCCATTCCCCGCCctgcaccggcgccggcgatgcATATGCCGCAGTCTGCACCGGTGAATGTGCCGGCAGCGAGGCTGCGTCGACCGCCGGTGGTGGATGAGTTCACTGCTGAAGCggatgacgacgatgacgaggagATGCTGCCGCCGCACGAAATGGTGGCGCGCTCTCGGGCGCGGGAGTCGCCCATGACGACGTTTTCGGTGTTGGAGGGCGCTGGACGCACGCTCAAGGGCAGGGACCTCCGCCAGGTACGCAATGCCGTGTGGCGCAAGACCGGCCTTCTCGATTGACCCTGGTGCTTGGGCATCAGAAGTTCAGATAGACTCCTGTGATTGAGTATGCAGATTGTTCTGTACATTACGAATGATTGGGTGTTAAATTTTATCTGCACCTCTAAAACTTGTCTGTTCAATTAGACTATTACTCATCatatcatactccctccgatcctaaattgttgttgaaatattacatgtatctagacgctttttaagaataaatacatccatatttggacagatttaagtcaagaatttaggatcagagggagtattatttgtAATCTCTCTGTCCGAGCTGTCAAGTATGAGACATTGAACTATTCGGTATGGATTGAGTTGATGGAGgaaatttttgtttgttaatATGCTGCAGGTGATAGGGAGCTTCTGTTTCCCTGATCCTTATTGTTGTTCCGCAGTATGCAACCTTTTAACACCAAATGGCATAAATTGGGTTACTATTGTGATGTAGATTGCTTAATACTGCAGCCCTGGAGCCAGATGCTTTTCTTGATCTTGTTAGCTAATGTAGCTCATTTGTTtgctactactccctccgtcccatattaagtgtctcaaatttgttcaaatatggatgtatctatgtctagaaagcgtctagatacatgtaatatttcgacactt
The Brachypodium distachyon strain Bd21 chromosome 2, Brachypodium_distachyon_v3.0, whole genome shotgun sequence genome window above contains:
- the LOC100843856 gene encoding CASP-like protein 4A2 isoform X2 yields the protein MDRARHKSSPSSERLLGSFLPPSAAGDQPGSVAFELDEDDLFASGAPSPERPQPPRWPLLISSIRAANPSPTIPRLRRPPGGILEALPERFGPLSPPLSSSSTSSSPASPVTALPRMIPSIPRPAPAPAMHMPQSAPVNVPAARLRRPPVVDEFTAEADDDDDEEMLPPHEMVARSRARESPMTTFSVLEGAGRTLKGRDLRQPRGGLHCEYSQIMLPWSHEEFKCPCTGDATS
- the LOC100834489 gene encoding sorting nexin 1 isoform X2 — its product is MISAERSQSQSPRSPSAAAAAGAPFLSISVTDPVKMGTGVQSYISYRVITKTNLPEFEGPEKIVIRRYSDFEWLHDRLVEKYKGFFIPPLPEKNAVEKFRFSKEFIELRRQALDLFINRIASHPELKQSEDFRIFLQADEEKMDRARSFETGIFKKPADFIQMFKSRVSDVVLGKEKPVEESTPEYEKLKHYIFELENHLAEAQKQAFRLVKRHRELGQSLADFGKAIKLLGACEGDSLEKVFSEVGSRSEMLSIKLQREADNLLFNFEEPLKDYVRAVQSIKTTMLDRANAFRQHFDLDQERKYKELNLEKLKFMNPEKFSESEMEFNELKAASEEATKRFEHIVSVMNGELARFQEQKTADIGLAFHEFAKGQAKLAKDIADAWRSVLPKLEACSMS
- the LOC100834489 gene encoding sorting nexin 1 isoform X1 translates to MISAERSQSQSPRSPSAAAAAGAPFLSISVTDPVKMGTGVQSYISYRVITKTNLPEFEGPEKIVIRRYSDFEWLHDRLVEKYKGFFIPPLPEKNAVEKFRFSKEFIELRRQALDLFINRIASHPELKQSEDFRIFLQADEEKMDRARSFETGIFKKPADFIQMFKDVQSRVSDVVLGKEKPVEESTPEYEKLKHYIFELENHLAEAQKQAFRLVKRHRELGQSLADFGKAIKLLGACEGDSLEKVFSEVGSRSEMLSIKLQREADNLLFNFEEPLKDYVRAVQSIKTTMLDRANAFRQHFDLDQERKYKELNLEKLKFMNPEKFSESEMEFNELKAASEEATKRFEHIVSVMNGELARFQEQKTADIGLAFHEFAKGQAKLAKDIADAWRSVLPKLEACSMS
- the LOC100843856 gene encoding uncharacterized protein DKFZp434B061 isoform X1; the protein is MDRARHKSSPSSERLLGSFLPPSAAGDQPGSVAFELDEDDLFASGAPSPERPQPPRWPLLISSIRAANPSPTIPRLRRPPGGILEALPERFGPLSPPLSSSSTSSSPASPVTALPRMIPSIPRPAPAPAMHMPQSAPVNVPAARLRRPPVVDEFTAEADDDDDEEMLPPHEMVARSRARESPMTTFSVLEGAGRTLKGRDLRQSDPIGWGCGVCSHGEVFIVNTVRSCSHGPMKSSSAHAPAMLHLSEAVLSLDGTGGQRTENALVFA